In one Silene latifolia isolate original U9 population chromosome 10, ASM4854445v1, whole genome shotgun sequence genomic region, the following are encoded:
- the LOC141605370 gene encoding uncharacterized protein LOC141605370 — MNHHHHHHHRYNHHREGNFVNTPIPHPQPHPEGNFVNSPFHPHLHREGNFVNSPIHHHHHHPPFPPPPPHDIVYDDRNRFNYREPLPPPPPIRVSPLPPLVHRQVDFHDFLSPPPPPQSSQFVNRFTNDFRSPRFSAEFDVDSRRRDFNLGVDRGELRSFPVYDDDMRRSMDVVERDGFGRSFVNDDWRSRDVVERDGLRRDMAYDDWRFMNDFEREELVHRRMDERMRIRDDLERKELLRQRDMVERDEFLCDRVDYERRIMSNGFYHDLDRPEVLFKDSEWGLGSRDYGRGEVFDHRGPTRDENVPGYSGRHGGFDARYDVSRSPIRFQGIDIAAEKRFPVLYEERINHRMYDDGGRRERERSREDLQECDDHTARTNSSRKKSAFLRLQPAIQDNSDYRNRLGNTTSSPHKGKKTCVESLGQSWSKDKFLSPLNLDVSFKSNTLVAKVISGTPSSSEMDGNKNLGVSDLDTMIVSESQSPLKARRSRNRGNNSPMPKKEDKELRVSPILMKVGIRKVAEAPDNSSKSSSSGCSSLSGGDNTYCKASHEGEVLSKDEKRDGICKVSSPSIRRKRKAVNLISCLSASVATNLDSGVDVDNSISSPSGGSMSDAPGSLEPGCMQDEPQLSNLDDDVIKSIDKCSSDIDTKKGVGQHQGSALALIGHGNADGSSEPLVVSVGDNIGKVDICCGHPESNDSRAAMNSITCVADAAIMTENRPYLANSNVNVYEPRGLSPECDIQFSNGQIDGDDNEAELRHSGDEIKLAYSQSNVSNDDIPSTDCVTSTTISDMEVTHDIQEQHCTGAGTILVNDETRKRRKISSKAFVSMGGSLGHLALPSVKEDIFSLDRIQVSAVDPKDYPCNCGKERKTILLDSVFVGTSVSESCDFCASANALKSIANGPLYSVDYSEQAAGGLEISNSLVPSALEVGEATNNLLTNISVLGNCSKVEVQQIDLHSPVEQIAASGCNRKDDDDLMDVGDCLGDEPIRPVSKVELADKYTNSGVHCKRQSATGMNHAVGLNDGSNRSNLTAKGNMASPEIVTSKAVMLNKQSKVNSLVGFSPVTSVFGISSPAIHATSDIIGGAGEKSESSKSLGALNSQSNLLHGGFQKDVNPGKSAASSNWPFTKKAASLPLKRASEAMPIPSSASRRFSWRNELSHGKTTLSSSQTPVTVFSKTIGAKPRTWHRTDNPVASNPIVKKPSSSTATPQRPPYGKFLKVQDTSYIRKGNSLVRNQPVSTTALGPSAINTSSNQAKLIDINKNAKLKGSGTANSIKSPDRLITGGQHSPIEMANIPPSPCSENTSDCNIAYVGNCTSPLQVERFQGMDNKVALNATQTTLCLSGNPESVLDRSLEDADNFSDGVLQALNVKKVVYIKRKANQLIATSTPPELSDRDVDKKLGLSSDNSYYKRRKNQLIRASSESNIQKMVSAADDNSNSQTQKPFSVYSYRSASKGLSSTSRPVKSLKVSLVWKLGDAKSSDKGSEPVRTKQLLSHLLPWKRTTYRRSVWRASASSSSSSSLIKPRKLLTSRNQAVLYVRSGRGFSLKRSKVISLAGSLKWSKSMEKRSKKVDEEAALALGLLDSTARHKTGASGASSEADCGKLSSHKSVHGLKLHPGERIFRVGLFKYRMDPSRRTLQRITDEEAPDSTTSKTEKSARKSYMPKRLLIGSDEYVRIGNGNQLVRDPKRRTRILASEKVRWSLHTARLRLAKKRKFCQFFTRFGRCNKSEGKCPYIHDASKITICTKFLKGLCTDPKCKLTHKVIPDRMPDCSFFLQGLCSNESCPYRHVNVDSNASICENFLRGYCAEGNECQKKHSYLCPEYEATGSCPQGSKCKLYHPKKGSSKKGKLSEDQRNIRGRYFDPGLTATVSKRETETAILEKDVTLSNNVVLEGGDLGDFISLDVSDDEAGETIYPSSEATYLPEFVQPTNSCVLSREDLGGDYMNKEVMYLSEFDVLISVSDSVDELAKPLCILDTQ; from the exons atgaaccaccaccaccaccatcaccaccgctACAACCACCATCGCGAGGGCAATTTCGTCAATACACCCATTCCCCACCCCCAGCCCCACCCCGAGGGCAACTTCGTCAATTCTCCCTTTCACCCCCACCTCCATCGCGAGGGTAATTTCGTCAATTCACccattcaccaccaccaccaccaccctccttttcctcctcctcctcctcatgatATCGTTTACGATGATCGTAATCGATTCAATTACCGCGAACCTCTGCCGCCGCCGCCACCAATTAGGGTTTCGCCGCTTCCTCCGCTTGTTCACAGGCAAGTTGATTTTCACGATTTTctatctcctcctcctcctccccaaTCTTCTCAATTTGTTAATAGATTTACTAATGATTTTCGTAGTCCAAGGTTTAGTGCTGAATTTGACGTAGATTCGCGTAGGAGAGATTTTAATCTAGGGGTTGATAGAGGTGAATTGCGTAGTTTTCCTGTTTATGATGATGATATGAGGAGGAGTATGGATGTTGTTGAGAGGGATGGATTCGGTCGTAGCTTTGTTAATGATGATTGGAGGAGTAGGGATGTTGTTGAGAGAGACGGATTACGCCGTGACATGGCTTATGATGATTGGAGGTTTATGAATGATTTTGAGAGGGAAGAGTTGGTACATCGTAGAATGGATGAACGGATGAGGATTAGGGATGATCTTGAGAGGAAAGAGTTGCTTCGTCAAAGGGATATGGTTGAGAGAGATGAATTTCTTTGTGATCGAGTTGACTATGAGCGGAGAATTATGAGCAATGGTTTCTATCATGATTTGGATCGCCCAGAGGTGTTGTTTAAGGACTCTGAGTGGGGTTTAGGCAGTAGAGATTATGGTAGAGGTGAAGTTTTCGACCACAGAGGGCCAACTAGGGATGAGAATGTGCCGGGGTATAGTGGCAGACATGGTGGATTTGATGCTAGGTATGATGTTTCACGTTCCCCTATCAGGTTTCAGGGTATTGACATTGCAGCTGAGAAAAGGTTTCCTGTGTTATATGAGGAGCGAATAAACCATCGAATGTATGATGATGGAGGAAGGAGAGAGAGGGAAAGGTCACGAGAAGATTTGCAAGAGTGTGATGATCATACAGCAAGGACAAATTCATCCCGAAAGAAGAGTGCTTTTCTAAGATTACAGCCAGCAATACAAGATAATAGTGATTACAGGAATAGGTTGGGTAACACCACTTCAAGTCCACATAAGGGTAAGAAGACTTGTGTCGAGAGTTTAGGTCAAAGCTGGAGCAAGGACAAATTTTTAAGCCCACTTAACTTGGATGTGTCATTTAAGTCGAACACTTTGGTAGCCAAGGTAATCTCCGGAACTCCTTCGAGTTCTGAGATGGATGGTAATAAAAATTTGGGTGTGAGTGATCTTGATACTATGATAGTAAGTGAGAGTCAGAGTCCTTTGAAAGCGCGGCGTTCTAGGAATCGTGGAAATAATTCCCCAATGCCGAAAAAGGAAGATAAAGAGCTCAGGGTTTCCCCTATTTTAATGAAAGTGGGTATACGTAAAGTTGCAGAGGCGCCTGATAACAGTTCAAAGTCGTCTTCCAGTGGGTGTAGTAGCTTGTCTGGAGGTGATAATACTTATTGTAAGGCATCTCATGAAGGTGAGGTTTTGAGCAAGGATGAGAAGAGAGATGGTATTTGTAAGGTGTCTTCGCCTAGTATTAGAAGAAAAAGGAAAGCTGTTAATCTTATTTCGTGCTTATCTGCTTCAGTGGCAACTAATTTGGACTCTGGAGTGGATGTGGATAACTCAATCAGTAGCCCATCAGGTGGTTCTATGTCTGATGCACCAGGATCTCTGGAACCTGGATGTATGCAAGATGAGCCACAACTATCTAATTTAGACGATGATGTAATAAAATCAATAGATAAGTGTAGTTCTGATATTGACACTAAGAAGGGTGTTGGCCAGCATCAAGGATCAGCTTTGGCGCTTATTGGTCATGGAAATGCGGATGGATCTTCAGAACCTTTGGTTGTGTCTGTAGGAGATAACATTGGTAAGGTTGATATTTGTTGTGGACATCCAGAGTCAAATGATTCTCGAGCTGCGATGAATTCTATTACTTGTGTGGCTGACGCCGCAATCATGACTGAAAACAGGCCATATTTGGCTAATTCTAATGTTAATGTTTATGAACCTCGTGGATTATCACCCGAATGTGATATTCAGTTTAGCAATGGGCAGATAGATGGTGATGATAATGAGGCTGAATTGAGGCATTCAGGTGATGAAATAAAATTGGCTTACTCTCAAAGTAATGTATCGAATGATGATATTCCTTCTACTGATTGTGTTACGTCAACAACTATTTCTGACATGGAAGTTACGCATGACATTCAGGAGCAACATTGTACAGGTGCAGGTACCATCTTAGTCAATGATGAAACCAGAAAAAGAAGAAAGATATCTTCAAAGGCTTTTGTGTCCATGGGAGGTAGCTTAGGTCATCTAGCTTTGCCTTCTGTTAAGGAAGACATATTTTCACTTGATAGGATCCAGGTTTCCGCTGTAGATCCAAAAGATTATCCATGTAATTGTGGCAAAGAAAGGAAAACGATTCTACTTGATTCAGTTTTTGTTGGTACTTCTGTCTCTGAGAGCTGTGATTTTTGTGCATCTGCTAATGCTTTGAAGTCCATTGCTAATGGACCCTTGTATTCCGTTGATTATTCTGAACAAGCAGCAGGAGGGCTTGAAATATCTAACTCGTTAGTTCCTTCTGCCCTCGAAGTGGGTGAAGCAACCAATAATTTACTGACAAATATAAGCGTCTTGGGCAACTGTTCAAAAGTGGAAGTCCAGCAGATAGATTTGCACTCACCAGTAGAGCAAATAGCAGCATCTGGGTGCAACAGAAAAGACGATGATGATCTAATGGACGTTGGGGATTGTCTTGGAGATGAGCCGATTAGGCCAGTTTCTAAAGTTGAATTGGCTGATAAATATACAAATAGTGGTGTGCACTGCAAAAGACAAAGTGCAACAGGAATGAATCATGCTGTGGGCTTGAATGATGGCAGTAATAGGAGTAATCTTACTGCAAAGGGCAACATGGCTTCTCCGGAAATAGTGACTAGTAAAGCTGTCATGTTGAATAAACAATCAAAGGTGAACTCTCTTGTAGGTTTCTCCCCGGTTACTTCGGTTTTTGGCATCTCTAGTCCAGCAATCCATGCAACCTCTGATATAATTGGTGGGGCTGGCGAGAAAAGTGAGTCCTCGAAGTCTCTAGGAGCTTTGAACTCGCAGTCCAATCTACTACATGGAGGATTTCAGAAGGATGTTAATCCTGGCAAGTCGGCAGCATCAAGTAATTGGCCATTCACAAAGAAAGCTGCATCTTTGCCTTTAAAACGTGCCAGTGAAGCAATGCCTATTCCAAGCTCTGCGAGCAGACGGTTTAGCTGGAGAAACGAGCTATCTCACGGCAAAACAACTCTTTCTTCCAGTCAGACTCCTGTCACTGTGTTTTCTAAGACCATCGGTGCAAAACCCCGGACGTGGCATCGTACTGATAACCCTGTAGCTTCAAACCCAATTGTGAAGAAGCCTTCTTCATCCACAGCAACCCCACAAAGGCCTCCATACGGAAAATTCTTAAAAGTTCAGGATACATCTTATATTCGTAAGGGTAATAGTCTCGTAAGAAATCAACCTGTAAGTACAACAGCGTTGGGTCCTTCTGCCATTAACACATCCAGTAATCAGGCGAAGCTAATCGATATAAACAAGAATGCGAAGCTGAAGGGCTCTGGAACAGCCAACTCTATCAAATCACCTGATCGCTTGATTACAGGAGGGCAACACAGTCCCATCGAAATGGCAAATATCCCTCCATCACCATGTAGTGAGAATACATCAGATTGTAATATTGCATATGTCGGAAACTGTACATCTCCACTACAAGTAGAGCGGTTTCAAGGGATGGACAACAAAGTTGCACTCAATGCAACTCAGACTACATTGTGTCTATCTGGAAATCCGGAATCTGTTCTTGACCGAAGTTTGGAGGATGCCGATAACTTCAGTGATGGAGTTCTACAGGCCTTAAATGTGAAGAAGGTAGTCTACATAAAGCGCAAGGCAAATCAGTTGATTGCAACTTCTACTCCACCTGAATTGTCTGATCGTGATGTGGACAAAAAATTAGGCTTATCTTCAGATAATAGTTACTATAAGAGAAGAAAGAACCAACTCATTAGAGCTTCTTCTGAAAGCAACATCCAGAAGATGGTTAGTGCAGCCGATGATAATTCCAACTCACAGACGCAGAAGCCTTTCAGTGTGTACTCCTACAGAAGTGCTTCTAAAGGACTATCATCTACATCTAGACCAG TTAAATCTCTGAAAGTTTCACTGGTCTGGAAATTGGGTGATGCCAAGTCCTCTGATAAAGGCTCTGAGCCAGTGAGAACAAAACAATTACTGTCGCACCTTTTGCCTTGGAAAAGAACTACTTACAGGAGGAGTGTGTGGCGAGCCTCAGCCAGCTCTTCTAGTTCTTCCTCTTTGATAAAGCC TCGTAAGCTGCTGACCTCAAGAAACCAGGCTGTTCTTTACGTGAGATCGGGTCGTGGTTTTTCTCTAAAAAGGTCTAAGGTGATCAGTCTTGCCGGATCTTTAAAATGGTCAAAGTCCATGGAGAAGCGTTCCAAGAAGGTTGATGAG GAAGCTGCCCTTGCACTCGGTTTGTTGGATTCTACGGCAAGACACAAAACCGGTGCTTCAGGTGCCAGTTCTGAAGCAGATTGTGGGAAGCTTTCTTCTCATAAGTCAGTTCATGGCTTGAAACTGCATCCAG GAGAGCGAATATTTCGTGTTGGATTGTTCAAATACCGTATGGATCCCTCAAGGCGGACACTTCAGAGAATTACAG ACGAGGAAGCACCGGACTCAACCACTTCTAAGACCGAAAAATCTGCTAGAAAATCATATATGCCAAAGAGACTACTGATTGGAAGTGATGA GTATGTCAGGATTGGCAATGGGAACCAACTTGTTAGGGATCCAAAGAGACGTACTCGCATTTTAGCTAGTGAAAAAGTTCGATGGAGTTTGCACACTGCTAGGCTGAGATTAGCCAAAAAACGGAAGTTCTGCCAGTTTTTCACTAGATTTGGCCGATGTAACAAGAGTGAAGGAAAATGTCCTTATATCCATGATGCCTCCAAGATAACTATCTGCACGAAATTTTTGAAGGGTTTGTGTACTGATCCAAAGTGCAAATTGACTCACAAG GTCATTCCTGACAGAATGCCGGATTGTTCATTCTTTCTTCAAG GCTTATGCTCCAACGAAAGTTGTCCTTACAGACATGTGAATGTAGATTCAAACGCATCAATTTGTGAGAATTTTTTAAGGGGTTATTGTGCTGAAGGAAATGAG TGCCAGAAGAAGCACAGTTACCTCTGTCCTGAGTATGAGGCAACTGGTAGCTGTCCTCAAGGGTCTAAGTGCAAACTTTACCATCCAAAGAAAGGCTCTAGTAAGAAAGGAAAGCTTTCAGAAGATCAGAGAAATATTAGGGGGCGGTATTTTGATCCTGGGCTCACAGCTACTGTATCCAAGCGTGAGACTGAGACTGCCATCCTTGAAAAGGATGTTACACTTTCGAACAATGTAGTTCTCGAAGGAGGAGATCTGGGTGATTTTATCAGCCTTGATGTTAGCGATGATGAGGCAGGAGAGACTATTTATCCTTCTAGTGAAGCGACTTATTTACCCGAGTTTGTTCAACCAACGAACAGTTGTGTACTTTCTAGAGAAGATTTGGGTGGTGACTATATGAATAAGGAGGTGATGTATTTGTCTGAATTCGATGTTCTGATTTCTGTTTCGGACAGTGTTGATGAGTTGGCAAAGCCTCTGTGCATTTTGGACACACAGTAA
- the LOC141605372 gene encoding NAD(P)H-quinone oxidoreductase subunit M, chloroplastic: MAGASSYYIASTNLPIASWKSNGTKRAQFKSLGFRISAQQAEVKESEQGKTVGEDEQQTIKQKVLQPVEPQINVQNRNMGREYGGQWLSSVTRHVRIYAAYIDPETCAMDQTQMDKLTLILDPGEEFLWTDETCNKVYSYYQELVDHYEGAPLTEYTLRLIGSDIEHYIRKMLYDGEIKYNMNCRVLNFSMGKPRMKFNSSEIENVQE; encoded by the exons ATGGCAGGGGCTTCATCATACTACATAGCTTCAACAAATCTGCCCATAGCTTCTTGGAAGAGTAATGGAACCAAAAGGGCACAATTTAAGAGCCTTGGCTTCCGAATTTCAGCACAGCAAGCCGAGGTGAAAGAATCAGAGCAAGGGAAAACAGTTGGCGAAGATGAGCAGCAAACAATAAAGCAGAAAGTACTTCAGCCGGTTGAACCACAAATTAACGTTCAGAACAGGAATATGGGTAGAGAATATGGAGGGCAGTGGCTTAGCAGTGTGACCCGCCATGTTCGCATCTATGCTGCTTATATTGACCCCGAAACCTGCGCCATGGATCAGACCCAGATGGATAAACTCACCCTTATTCTCGATCCTGGTGAGGAATTTCTGTGGACTGATGAAACCTGCAATAAGGTTTATTCCTACTACCAAGAACTAGTTGATCACTATGAG GGTGCACCACTGACAGAATACACGCTCCGTCTCATTGGTTCAGACATAGAGCATTACATAAGGAAGATGTTATATGATGGAGAGATCAAATATAACATGAACTGCAGGGTATTGAACTTCAGTATGGGAAAACCAAGAATGAAATTTAACAGCAGTGAGATCGAAAATGTACAGGAATAA
- the LOC141605371 gene encoding uncharacterized protein LOC141605371: MEYNNSNLGKKRGKGTSFFETIIEGADYLMDMDISNQSKKRVRVDVENSKWDESYLSFLVDLEYYWDSLFLREDDEEDDPIYALFFKNLKAYGNGYMLDVSVEHGVSSPVVYEVETDPLDLARRKAPSRNEGSSDVDRQSKSFRRYSSSRDKNQRNRLDKIKRSTPRSRRGTFISKERSFNADKELKSARKNQGFVNGVENDSLDADKRETLRTPHGYNMRKRRGLEGESQLKPGQQNSTFVCNVKTEPLDEIERTSVSLQGDRELGSGRENVGVNESDADSSEVIKKKTRRFHQDSNILNKGVRAQKVDETYESFFAGLKVVGDSMVYEYGDHRQILYEEGVEQMATDADIEAAPRPPNQNPTAPNSSSQPSVDTPPSTEPNTTPTSLSPTANHDMLNTSATVNVRDKTGKDPKKNHAKLWRQLQRILGKPFNQKEYDDLWREMTHRSEVQMYRDSRSGGSYRPGNLGKSYLDKYPDLKDEIKKVKSDPLKVLNFLRMLWFYLQNVPHEIPQPWSPKCRKMLIPDPVLP; encoded by the exons ATGGAGTATAATAATAGCAATTTGGGGAAAAAAAGAGGAAAGGGTACCTCTTTCTTTGAGACAATCATTGAAGGTGCAGATTATCTCATGGATATGGATATTAGTAATCAAAGTAAGAAAAGGGTACGAGTTGATGTCGAAAATAGCAAGTGGGATGAAAGTTATCTTTCATTTTTGGTTGATTTAGAATATTATTGGGATTCCTTGTTTTTGAGagaagatgatgaggaagatgatccAATATATGCTTTGTTCTTTAAAAATTTGAAGGCGTATGGGAACGGTTATATGCTTGATGTCTCGGTAGAGCATGGTGTAAGCTCCCCTGTCGTGTATGAAGTCGAGACCGATCCTTTAGATTTAGCTAGGAGGAAAGCTCCAAGCAGGAATGAAGGGAGTTCAGATGTTGACCGACAGTCAAAGTCATTCCGGAGATATTCTAGTTCCCGTGACAAAAATCAGAGAAATCGACTTGATAAAATCAAGAGATCAACTCCAAGATCTCGTCGGGGTACCTTTATCAGTAAGGAGAGGAGCTTTAACGCTGACAAAGAGTTAAAATCAGCCCGGAAAAACCAGGGTTTTGTGAATGGAGTTGAAAATGATTCTTTGGATGCGGACAAGAGGGAAACCTTAAGAACTCCCCATGGTTATAACATGCGGAAGAGGAGGGGGTTGGAAGGTGAAAGTCAGTTAAAACCGGGTCAACAAAATTCTACTTTTGTGTGCAATGTTAAGACGGAACCTCTCGATGAGATTGAGAGAACTTCAGTATCTCTCCAAGGTGATAGAGAGTTAGGATCTGGTAGAGAAAATGTAGGTGTCAACGAAAGTGATGCTGATAGTTCAGAAGTGAtcaagaagaaaacacgaagattTCATCAGGATAGTAACATCCTGAATAAGGGAGTCAGGGCACAAAAAGTTGATGAGACATACGAGTCGTTCTTTGCTGGTCTTAAGGTCGTTGGAGATTCAATGGTCTATGAATATGGAGATCATCGACAGATCTTGTATGAGGAAGGTGTTGAACAGATGGCAACTGATGCTGATATTGAAGCAGCTCCAAGACCACCAAATCAAAATCCTACAGCGCCCAATTCCTCTTCTCAACCATCAGTAGACACTCCCCCTTCTACTGAACCAAATACCACTCCGACATCACTATCTCCAACAGCCAATCACGATATGCTGAATACTTCTGCTACT GTCAATGTCCGTGATAAAACTGGGAAAGACCCTAAGAAAAATCATGCAAAGCTTTGGAGACAGTTGCAAAGAATCCTTGGAAAGCCATTTAACCAAAAGGAGTATGATGATCTTTGGAGGGAAATGACCCATCGCTCAGAGGTACAAATGTACAGGGATTCTCGTAGTGGAGGAAGTTACAGGCCGGGAAACTTGGGCAAGTCTTACCTTGATAAATATCCCG ACTTGAAAGATGAGATAAAGAAAGTTAAATCAGATCCCCTTAAGGTTTTGAATTTTCTGCGGATGCTTTGGTTCTACTTGCAG AACGTTCCTCACGAGATCCCTCAGCCATGGTCGCCCAAATGTCGTAAGATGTTAATTCCTGATCCTGTGTTACCTTGA